One Defluviimonas sp. SAOS-178_SWC DNA window includes the following coding sequences:
- a CDS encoding NADPH:quinone oxidoreductase family protein, giving the protein MEAFGIRAYGEAPQRLDLPMPEPGPGEARVRIAACGLNFADLLMIDGKYQERPEPPVTLGMEPAGWVDALGPDTDGPPVGTRVVVYANAGGLGEYGCFPAARCLPIPDAMPFDHAAAFQIAYGTSHLALDHKARLQPGETLLVLGAAGGVGLTAVEIGKRMGARVIACARGADKLDAARAAGADHLIDSTDADLRAEVKALGGAEVVYDPVGGDQFDAAFRATNPDGRIVVIGFASGKVPQIAANHLLVKNISVIGHYWGGYLKFRPEILTGSLETLIGWYAEGGLRPHVSHRLPLARAGEALELLRSRQSTGKVVVTL; this is encoded by the coding sequence ATGGAAGCATTCGGAATTCGCGCCTACGGCGAGGCGCCGCAACGCCTCGATCTGCCAATGCCGGAGCCGGGGCCCGGTGAGGCGCGTGTGCGCATCGCCGCCTGCGGCCTGAATTTCGCCGATCTCCTGATGATCGACGGCAAGTACCAGGAACGGCCGGAACCGCCCGTGACGCTCGGCATGGAGCCGGCGGGCTGGGTCGATGCGCTCGGCCCGGATACGGACGGTCCGCCGGTCGGAACCCGCGTCGTCGTCTATGCGAATGCCGGCGGATTGGGCGAGTACGGCTGCTTTCCGGCCGCGCGCTGCCTGCCGATTCCGGATGCGATGCCCTTCGACCATGCCGCGGCCTTCCAGATCGCCTACGGCACGAGCCACCTCGCCCTCGACCACAAGGCGCGGCTTCAGCCCGGAGAGACGCTCCTCGTCCTCGGCGCCGCCGGCGGCGTCGGGCTGACGGCGGTAGAGATCGGCAAGCGCATGGGCGCGCGGGTCATCGCCTGCGCCCGCGGCGCCGACAAGCTCGACGCGGCGCGGGCGGCGGGGGCCGATCACCTCATCGACAGCACGGATGCGGATCTCAGGGCCGAGGTCAAGGCGCTTGGCGGCGCCGAAGTGGTCTACGATCCGGTCGGCGGGGACCAGTTCGACGCGGCCTTCCGCGCGACCAATCCCGACGGCCGCATCGTTGTCATCGGCTTCGCCAGCGGCAAGGTTCCGCAGATCGCCGCCAACCACCTTCTGGTCAAGAACATCTCCGTCATCGGACATTACTGGGGCGGATACCTGAAATTCCGGCCCGAGATACTGACCGGCAGCCTCGAAACCCTGATCGGCTGGTATGCGGAGGGCGGATTGCGCCCGCATGTCTCCCACCGGCTTCCCCTGGCCCGCGCGGGCGAGGCGCTGGAGCTACTGCGCAGCCGTCAGTCGACCGGAAAAGTCGTCGTCACCCTCTGA
- a CDS encoding LysR family transcriptional regulator: protein MPRNLDLTALRALVAVNDAGGVTRAAGLLNLTQSAVSMQIKRLEEGLGLEFFSRAQRKLTLTPEGEQLLNYARKMLELNDEALSRMTDTAFEGELRLGVPHDIVYPQIPRILKAMAAEYPRMRINLVSCFTSKLKEGFARGDYDVILTTEAAPGEGGERLATRRLVWVGAPDGNAWQQRPLRLAFVETCFFRPIAQAALNGAGIRWEIAVGGESEQVADATVAADLSISARMDGALPTGTVAIDGANALPDLGHLDICMYQAGVQKGEVVNALVTQLRCAYGDAQCCLRVIAGDRASEGDDDFSGRLTAAQ, encoded by the coding sequence ATGCCCCGGAATCTCGACCTCACCGCCCTCCGCGCCCTCGTCGCCGTCAATGATGCCGGCGGCGTCACGCGTGCGGCCGGGCTCTTGAACCTCACGCAGTCGGCCGTCTCGATGCAGATCAAGCGGCTGGAGGAGGGGCTGGGGCTGGAATTCTTTTCGCGCGCGCAGCGCAAGCTGACGCTGACGCCGGAGGGGGAACAGCTTCTCAACTATGCCCGCAAGATGCTGGAGCTGAACGACGAGGCGCTGTCGCGGATGACCGATACCGCGTTCGAGGGCGAGCTTCGCCTCGGTGTGCCGCATGACATCGTCTATCCTCAGATCCCGCGCATCCTGAAGGCGATGGCGGCGGAATATCCGCGGATGCGGATCAATCTCGTTTCCTGCTTCACCTCGAAGCTGAAGGAAGGATTCGCGCGCGGCGATTACGACGTGATCCTGACGACCGAGGCAGCGCCGGGCGAGGGGGGCGAGCGGCTCGCCACCCGCCGTCTGGTCTGGGTCGGCGCGCCGGACGGCAACGCCTGGCAGCAGCGTCCCCTCAGGCTCGCCTTCGTCGAGACCTGTTTCTTCCGGCCCATCGCGCAGGCGGCCCTCAACGGCGCCGGCATCCGCTGGGAGATCGCCGTGGGGGGGGAATCCGAGCAGGTGGCCGATGCGACGGTCGCCGCCGACCTTTCGATCAGCGCGCGGATGGACGGTGCCTTGCCCACCGGCACCGTCGCCATCGACGGCGCGAACGCGCTGCCCGATCTCGGCCATCTCGACATCTGCATGTATCAGGCCGGCGTGCAGAAGGGCGAGGTCGTCAACGCGCTGGTGACGCAATTGCGCTGCGCCTATGGCGACGCGCAATGCTGCCTGAGGGTGATCGCCGGGGATCGCGCCTCAGAGGGTGACGACGACTTTTCCGGTCGACTGACGGCTGCGCAGTAG
- a CDS encoding DUF1127 domain-containing protein, producing MEHALPRRHLSRPGLLARLRHRMAHIRHRRRLRDLSDHILDDIGISRDAAEREASRPVWDVPNTWRR from the coding sequence ATGGAACACGCCCTTCCCCGCCGTCACCTCAGCCGCCCTGGCCTTCTCGCCCGGCTCCGCCACCGGATGGCCCATATCCGCCACCGCCGCAGGCTTCGCGACCTCAGCGACCACATCCTCGACGACATCGGAATCAGCCGCGACGCGGCCGAACGCGAGGCGTCGCGGCCGGTCTGGGACGTCCCCAACACCTGGCGCAGATGA
- a CDS encoding Bax inhibitor-1/YccA family protein, translating to MADYQTIRAGRAGTRTLAVDEGLRAHMNKVYGLMSVGMLLTAAAAWAISGLAVTTDPTLAAAQIGADKYLTGFGAALYTSPLKWLVMFAPLAFVFAFSAMIGRMSAAAAQLVFYAFAVTMGVSISSIFLVFTGMSIVQTFLVTAIAFAGLSLWGYTTKKDISGWGSFLIMGVIGLLVASIVNIFLGSPAVMFAISALGVLIFAGLTAYDTQNIKNTYIAHAQHGDAEWLGKSAIMGALNLYLDFINMFMFLLQFMGNRE from the coding sequence ATGGCTGACTATCAAACGATCCGCGCCGGCCGGGCTGGTACCCGGACGCTTGCGGTCGATGAAGGGCTTCGCGCCCATATGAACAAGGTCTACGGGCTGATGTCCGTCGGCATGCTACTGACGGCCGCTGCGGCCTGGGCGATTTCGGGCCTCGCGGTCACGACCGACCCGACGCTCGCCGCGGCGCAGATCGGCGCGGACAAGTACCTGACCGGCTTCGGCGCCGCACTCTACACCTCGCCGCTGAAATGGCTGGTGATGTTCGCCCCCCTCGCCTTCGTCTTCGCCTTCAGCGCGATGATCGGGCGGATGTCGGCGGCGGCGGCCCAGCTCGTCTTCTACGCCTTCGCGGTGACGATGGGCGTGTCGATCAGCTCGATCTTCCTCGTCTTTACCGGCATGTCGATCGTGCAGACCTTCCTCGTGACCGCGATCGCCTTCGCGGGCCTGTCGCTCTGGGGCTACACGACCAAGAAGGACATCTCGGGCTGGGGCTCGTTCCTGATCATGGGCGTGATCGGGCTTCTGGTGGCGTCGATCGTCAACATCTTCCTCGGCTCGCCGGCGGTCATGTTCGCGATTTCGGCGCTTGGCGTCCTGATCTTCGCGGGTCTCACCGCGTATGACACGCAGAACATCAAGAACACCTACATCGCCCATGCCCAGCACGGCGATGCGGAATGGCTGGGCAAGTCGGCGATCATGGGGGCGCTGAACCTCTATCTCGACTTCATCAACATGTTCATGTTCCTGCTGCAGTTCATGGGCAATCGCGAGTGA
- the rpmG gene encoding 50S ribosomal protein L33: protein MAKPTTIKIRLNSTAGTGHFYVTKKNARTMTEKMVVRKYDPVKREHVEYKEGKIK from the coding sequence ATGGCGAAGCCGACGACGATCAAGATCCGTCTGAACTCGACGGCGGGCACCGGGCACTTCTATGTGACCAAGAAGAATGCCCGCACCATGACCGAGAAGATGGTCGTGCGGAAGTACGATCCGGTCAAGCGCGAGCATGTCGAATACAAGGAAGGCAAGATCAAGTAA
- a CDS encoding tellurite resistance TerB family protein — translation MSFVKTLATLAIGFAAARGYDKYRDAGGMTGVKEAMKKAGEPGGAVDQWGQQAEKMGLPGGAKTVREMYERFGGASEAAEAGLGGLIASMTGAATAGGKMMGDMMEAISGASPASAMNEENAKLMIRAMIMAAKADGEIDAEERAKILDHLNDASDEEIAFVQAALDEPGDLAALATDAGTAMREQVYATSLMAIRVDTPAEEAYLAQLAAALGLDAATRARLHKAMGRPTA, via the coding sequence ATGAGTTTCGTCAAGACACTGGCCACCCTGGCCATCGGGTTCGCCGCCGCGCGCGGGTATGACAAGTACAGGGATGCTGGCGGGATGACCGGCGTGAAGGAGGCGATGAAGAAGGCCGGGGAGCCGGGCGGCGCCGTCGACCAGTGGGGCCAGCAGGCCGAGAAGATGGGCCTTCCGGGTGGCGCGAAGACGGTGCGGGAGATGTACGAGCGCTTCGGGGGCGCGTCGGAGGCGGCCGAGGCGGGCCTCGGCGGGCTCATCGCCTCGATGACCGGGGCGGCCACAGCCGGCGGCAAGATGATGGGCGACATGATGGAGGCGATCTCCGGCGCCTCGCCCGCCTCGGCGATGAACGAGGAGAACGCCAAGCTGATGATCCGCGCCATGATCATGGCCGCCAAGGCCGACGGCGAGATCGACGCGGAGGAGCGGGCGAAGATTCTCGATCATCTCAACGATGCCAGCGATGAGGAGATCGCTTTTGTCCAGGCCGCTCTGGACGAGCCCGGGGACCTCGCGGCCCTTGCCACGGATGCCGGCACGGCGATGCGCGAACAGGTCTACGCGACCTCGCTCATGGCGATCCGGGTCGATACGCCGGCGGAAGAGGCCTACCTCGCCCAGCTCGCGGCCGCGCTCGGGCTCGATGCAGCGACGCGGGCGCGCCTGCACAAGGCCATGGGGCGCCCGACCGCGTGA